The stretch of DNA GTGAGCTGGTCGATGAGTTCCACGCCGTTATCCTTGATGGCCGTTACAGCCACATAGTTGGTGGCGCGGGCCTTGGCCTCCGAAGCGGAGCTTGCCGTAGCCGCTCCTGCACCAGTAGCCGCTCCTACACCAATCAAGCCTGCCTTCTCGCCGTCCTGGAGCACATCAAGGGTGAGGCGCTCAGGGTTATGGACCGAGGCGTCGTAGTAGGTGGCCGCGTACTTGATGCCCGGGTGCAGCTGAGGCAGTTCGGCCAAAGCTTTCTTGCGGCCTTTAAACTCGTGGCGGGGCACAGTGCCTCCATCGCGAGAGAAAGCATCGTAGAGGGTCAGTCCGGCTTTGATCAAGAAGGCACCGCGCTCTTGGGGTTTACCCTGCTTGTGTGTGAGGAAGCGTATGGGCGCACTAAGAATTCCGGAGAAAGTGCTGAAGATCGGGATGGTGGTCTGCAAGGGCTTGACGTAATGCGNGGCGATCTTCAGCAGGCCGTTACGCTCAACGACTGATTCCTTGACCAGACGGAATTCGCCGTTTTCAAGGTAACGGATGCCACCGTGGATCATATGGGAGGAGGNCCCGGAGGCACCTTGGCAGTAGTCCCCACGCTCTACAAGGGCCACATCGATGCCCTGCAGAGCTAGGTCACGGAAGGTGCCAACACCGTTGATGCCACCGCCAATAATCAACACGCGGGCATGCGGGCGCTGTTTCAAGGCCTCAACCTNGGNGCGCACCACAGGCTGCGGATCCTTTGAGTCTTGATTCTTGCCAGCATTGCCTAGGATTCTCACATCGACCTCATTCGAGTCCCGTTGGGTTGCGCCATCAGCGCCTGTTCACACTATTGTTTGAATAAATGGAAAATATAGTCAACACGTCTGCACGAACGTGCAGAAAGGACGCGGATCACATGGCGACCAAGCGAACAAAACAGCAGGATGCGCTCCGCGCTGCACAAATGTACTACTTGCAAGATCAGACGATGGACGCCATTGCACGTGAATTGCGCACCTCCCGATCCACCGTTTCCAGACTGCTGGCCACGGCCCGTGAAACCGGACTTGTGCAAATCCAAATCAAGACCCCTTCGGACAGGGCACCTGAGCTGGAACGCGTCATCCGCACTCGTTACAAAGTAGAGGTCCATGTGGTTCCCGTCTCAGACATGCTTAACGAGATGGAGGTTCTCGAGCGTGTCAGCATGCAGGCGGCGCGCACAATTGGTCCGCTTGTAGACTCCAATGCAGTGATAGGTGTGGCCTGGGGATCAACTGTCAGTACAGTCAGCCGCCACCTCACACGCAAAATAACTCACGGCACCATCATCGTCCAGCTCAACGGGGCAGGAAACACCCAAACATCGGGCATCACCTACGCCTCGGAAATCATCCGCCGCTTTGGCACGGCTTATGGGGCCAAAGTTGAGCAGTTTCCGGTCCCTGCCTTCTTTGACCACGCCGAGACTAAGTCCATGATGTGGCAAGAACGCAGTGTGCGGCGCATCCTTGACCTCCAGGCACGGATGACGATCGCCATCTTCGGTGTGGGCTCCATGGACGCGGAAATTCCCAGCCATGTTTACTCCGGTGGCTACCTTGACTCCACAGACCTCGACGCCCTAGAAGCCAGCGGGGTAGCTGGAGACATCGCCACCGTGTTCTTCCGCTCCGACGGGACCGACGACGGCATTGTTCTGAACGACCGCTCGAGCGGACCCAGCCTTGAGAGCTTGCGTAGAGTCCGGCGTCGTATCTGTGTGGTCTCCGGCCGGAAGAAAATTACGGGCCTGCGGGGAGCACTCGCCGCTGGATTAGTCACGGACCTGATTTTGGATGAAACCACCGCACGAGAGTTGGTTGAACAAAGCAGCCGCCCCACAGACCCGATCTTTGGCTTCCTGAACAGTCTGGACGGGATCTAAGACTACCCAGGATGGGGCGCTGTGGCGGCTAGCTAGCGCGGCACTGCCCTATGGACCTCCGGGTGGGTAAAGTCATGGGTATGCAACGCTCCCCAAATACACACTGAACAACGGCGTCACCATTGACCAGCTTGGCTACGGTGTCTACAAAGTTCCGGCCGAGGACTGCGCCGACCTTGTCTCGACGGCGCTTGATGCTGGCTACCGCACCGTTGATACTGCTGCCCTTTACGGCAATGAAGAGGTGGGTACAGCGATGGCCCGCTCGATCGCTGCAGGCACNCCGCGTGAAGAACTGTTTGTGACCTCCAAGGTGTGGAACACAGAACAGGGCTACGATTCCACACTCACCGCCTTCAATGCCAGTATGGACCGGCTTGGACTCGACTACCTCGATATGTACCTCATCCACTGGCCGTGCCCTGCGCGGGAACTGTTCATCCCCACCTACAAGGCTCTACAGACGCTGTACCGGGAGGGGCGTGTACGGGCCATTGGTGTCAGCAACTTTCAGGAGCCGCATCTACACCAGCTCTTAGAGGCATGCGACGTGGTCCCGGCCGTGAACCAGATTGAGCTTCACCCGTGGCTGTCTCAGAGACATTTACGCACCGTGCATGCCGAATTGGGCATCGCCACGCAGGCGTGGAGTCCACTAGCCCGGGGCGCAATTTTNACTGACCCGGTTTTGTCCGACATCGCCGCTGCTTATGGACGCTCCGTGGCGCAGATTGTGTTGCGCTGGCATGTTCAATCAGGGCACTTAGTAATTCCCAAGGCTAGTTCAGCTGCGCGCATGAGGGAAAACCTTGACGTCTTTGATTTTGCCCTGGCCCCAGTAGAGATGGCTCGCATTGACGGGCTCGATAAAGGCCAGCGCGCCGGCTCCCACCCGAACGAGGTCAACTAGCCTTGGTCCTGAAGAAAAGCTCGACCAGGAAAACCTCCTCCGCGTTCAAACACGGCACGACGGCGCACGGCCCCGCTAGCACCGATGATGCAGCGGCTTTGCGGTAGATATGACCGCCCGGGAAACTGCCTACATCGTGGATGTGTCCGGCACGCCCGTCCACTACTGGGAGTATTTACCCGTACCTGCCGGTCAAACTGGTGAGGATGTTGCCACACGTACCATTGTGGTGGTCCATGGCTTTCGAGGCGACCACCACGGCCTAGAACGGGTGGTTGAACTGCTGCCCGGCTACCGAATTATCATGGCCGACCTGCCAGGTTTCGGAGCCTCCCCGGCATTTTCCACTGGAAAGCACGACATTGCCGGGTACACCGGCTTCCTCTCCGCCTTCTTGGAAACGCTTTCGCTAGGACCGGACACTGCCTTGCTGGGCCACTCCTTCGGCTCCATTGTGGTGAGCCATTTCGTGGCATCGAACCCGGGCCGGGTGTTCCCGCTGATCCTGGTGAACCCCATCGCTTCNCCCGCGTTGGAAGGCCACAAAGGCATCATGACAAAACTGGCCATGCTGTATTACTGGGCTGCGGCGAAACTGCCTGCCACCTTGGGTAATGCGTTGTTACGTAGCAAGCTCATTGTGCACATCATGAGCGTGGCCATGGCTAAAACTCGGGACAAGGACCTGCTAACCTTCATCCACGGCCAGCACCACGCGTATTTCAGCAGCTTTGCCAACCGGGACATGCTGCTCGAGTCNTTTCAAGCCTCTGCTAGCGGCACCGTCCGTGAAGTTGCATCTGCCCTGACACTGCCTACGTTGCTGATCGCCGGTGCGCTGGATGAGATTGCCACGCTNCCCCACCAATATAAATTGCTTGACATGCTGCCCGACGGCGAACTGGTTGTGATCGAGAACGTAGGTCACCTGATCCATTACGAAACTCCAGAGCCGGCCGCTGCCGCCATTACCGATTTCCTTGAAAGGCATCCCGCCACGTGAGCAAGCCTAAAATCGTCATGGACGCCCGGTTCACACGGATGGACCACCACGACGGCATCAGCCGTTACGGCGCAAGTCTCATGGCCGCCGTCGCACCTTATGCCGAGGTCACCATGCTCATTCATGACGAACGGCAGCTGGCATTGCTGCCAGAGTTGCCGTGGGTAAAGATCAACTCGCCGCTGTCTCCCATGGAACTTCTCGTAGCCCGCCATGTGAATAAGCTCGGGGCGGACCTAGTGTTTTGTCCCATGCAGACGATGGGCAGTTGGGGACGGAAATATCCTCTAGTTCTGACTTTGCACGACCTCATTTATTATGAGCANCCCGCACCTCCTGGGTTCCTACCAGCGCCTGTGCGTGTCCTGTGGCGCCTGTATCACAAGGCATACTGGCCGCAGCGGGTGTTGCTGAACCGTGCCAATGTTGTGGCGACCATCAGTGAAACCACCTTGGCGCTGATGCGTAAGCACAATCTCACCAAGCGGCCCATCAGGATCATAGGCAACGCACCCCAGCAGGATCGGACGCCCAGGGACCCGACGGTGGCACCGCAGAAGTCACTCGTCTATATGGGTTCGTTTATGCCCTATAANAACGTGGAGACGTTGATTCGTGGCATGGCCGGACTGCCTGATTTCACGCTCAACCTGCTCAGCCGCATCACCGAGGAACGCCGTGCCGAACTTACTGCATTAGTACCGGTCGGAGCGAAAGTGGTGTTCCACAACGGCGTCACTGATACCGAATACGATGACTTGCTCCTGCGTGCAACGGCTCTCGTGACCCTGAGCAAGGCCGAGGGTTACGGGCTGCCGCTGGTGGAGTCCATGGCGTTGGGGACACCTGTGGTGGTGGCGGATACTGAGATTTTCCGCGAAGTGGGCGGCTCCGCTGCCTCCTATGTGCCAGCCGATTCGCCGTCGGACTTTGCCGCGGCTGTACGGGCCTTGGCAGATCGTACCGGCTGGGCAGCTTGTTCGCGAGCCTCTGTTGCCCAGGCGGGTACATTCAGCTGGGATACTTCCGCACGGGAGTTGGTGAACATTGCCCAGGAGTTGAGGGCCTAGCTCTTGCGTTTGTACCTCATCGCCATCGCCCCCGAGCTTAACTCCTGGCGGCTCACCAACGTCAGATCGANGGGTTGGGATAATCCTGCAAACAAGACAGGGCCGTGACCAACCACCCGAGGCTGCACCACGAATTCGTACTCGTCAATGAGCCCCAGCTGCGCCAACGCTGCCGGAAGTCTCACACCGCCCACTAGCAGTCCATTCCCCGNGGCATCCTTGAGCTGCTGCACCGCCTCTACAAGTTCTCCACCGATGAGCTCGGCGTTCCAATCGACCTCTTCCAAAGTGCTTGATACGACGTACTTCTTCGCGGCATCGATGGTTCGCGCGAAGGGCTGCATCCAAGCGGGCATCTCCTCTGGCACAGGCGGACGCCAAGCCTGCTCCATCATCTGGTACGTCACCCGGCCCAGCAGGATCGCGTCGGCCCAGGCGAGGTTATTGGCCCAGTACCGGTGCCCGTCTTGATCTGGGAGTATCTGGCGATGATCGACACAACCGTCGAGCGTCATGTTGATGGAATATCTAAGTGGCCGCATGGCGAGATAGTACCAATCGGGGCATCAGGAAGTCCATGAACCGATCCGGGCACGGTCAGCGATTTCGCCGGCGGCCGCTGCAATCAATCCCTGGTTTTGCGGCTTAATTTCGACGGCGGTCCACAGGGGCCTGGCGCGGATGGGCTTTATCCAGACCCTTACACAGACGGAACGCTGATGGGCTAACGCACCCTCCTTGAGGGGCAGAAGCACTGCTAGTGGCGCAATTGGTCCCGCAACGGCGTACGGGACAGCTACTTGCACCTCGGGCCGATTCATGAGAACTCAGGTTCCTCAGATGTAGGCGGCGTACTCCGCATCTGGCTATTCCGTCCTATGGTGAGGCTATTTGTGTTGCTCATGGCGGTGGGCCACCGGGATTCGCCCAGCATAGCTTTCATCTGCCAGCTCCTTACAACCAGTTGGTTGGGCGTCGCGTTCAAACTCAGCCGGCTTGGCTGCACGGTAGTCAGAAATTTCCCTTAGCAGCTCCAACTGCTTCAAATCGTCGGGCCCAACGAACCCGGATACTAGTTGGTTGTTCCTTGAAATATGCAAGCGTTCATAGCCGTGGTTGGCACGGCCAACGGCGTCAGCGAGACCATCGTGAAGTGCCCGAATCGCAATATTGCCGTTGTGCACCTTTTTGGGCAATGCGACGCGGAACGGTGTGCCGAGCCTGGCTGTACCCATCATGATCACTATGAACGATGCGGGCGTCGACCGTGCCATCAGTACATTTGAGACTTCTGCCGCCACTTTATGTGAGATCAGTCAATAGGTAAGGGGAACGCTTCAAACAACACACTCTTGGCCATCACACTTGTCGATCGCGACCAGTTCCTGATGGGAGATGAAATGATCACGGACAGCACAGTTACCGGATAAATATAGCCTGCGCGGATTGCTACCCCGAACTGTCCCTGACTCGATGGTGGAACGGTTAGTGGCCATGGCCTGTCATCATCGTCATGGCCTGGAGCCCATAGGCCGAAAGATATTTACGGTCCTTTGCCGTTCACTTTGCGGCGCTCAGGGAGAAGTTAGGGTAGCGAAGGTAGATCATGTGGCACTGTGAACCAAACCCCGGTGGCGAACACAAAAGTGACATAGCCCCGGCGAGAGCAAGATAAGGATGCAGACGGGCCCATTGCTTCACAGCGCAACACGCCCTTGGTTCATGAGCAACAGCATAACGCGACGTCATGAGTCGAAGCGGTATTGAGCATCCAAAGGAACCCCACCTGAGAGGTAGAGAAAAATCCACATGGCAAGAGGGCTTGGCACCCGTTGCTCATGGCAGGTTCCCCGCCAGGGGCATGGTTGCAAGACCTCATGGCACACTGCCACCAGCTGTAAGTATCAGGCAACCGAAGGATAAGACGGAAAGAACCTGCCAGCTCAGGCAACACCTGCGATGCGTTAGCCATTGCTCCAAATGAGGAATCTTAGCTGGGACGGCGAAGCCCTTCCCATACGTTGCTACGACTATTTGCCGTGAATGTTCCATTGAGGGGTTTCGCCTGCCGGACAGCGATCCCCACCCCACCGTTGACGCTGACGCGGGCATCCCATTCGAAGCCTGTAGCGAGTCCTTTAAGGTCGTCCAGGGGAAGTGGGCGGTTACTGTCTGGTTGGTAACGACTGTTGCGGGGTGATTTTTTCGGGGTTGAGGCATTCAAGTCGTAGATGAATTGGGTGGCCTCTTTCCCGTCCTTGAACTCTGTGCCGAGCTGGTATCTAGTTTTGTAGTCCGGGCTCCTGGCCATGATGAACAAGAGCACGTTATCCGTGGTGGGCAGGGCGGTGGAGAGTGTATATTCCACCAACAATTCTGATCCATCGCTGTGTAAGCGGACCTGCTTCAGATCAATGACTTGCGCTCCATTGTTGGTGGAGTCCTTGCAGATGGATTCCACGATCTCCGATCCGCTGGATGCGGTGGACGCCGGTTGGTGCGAATCCTGTGAGGGAGGGGCGGACGCGCAGCCGGTTAAGACCAGAAGTGCGGCTGAGGCTGTAATCCAGAGACGATTCATGAATCCGATTCAACCATGCCATCGATGACTCGCTGTCAACGATGGCTAATAAGACGCTGGTGTTTGCCTCGACGATGTTCAGTGCCCGTTTCAGCGATGGCATGCATCCGAAGGGCCAAGGTCCTCTTTGCGTCAGCTGTAGATAAGCGCTCCTAGTCATTCTTGTCACCACGGTCGAGTGAACTCGTGAAATATACTCTGCTGGCGTGCTGGATGTGCAGATCGCCCTGAGAGGTAGGCGGCACAGTCACAGATGAGGAACTTTGACCGGATCACTTTTCGCGCTGTTCGTTACCCAGTTACCCCGCTTTGTTGGCCGCTCGAGTGGCAACAGCAAAACCACGATGACGGTTATCACCAATACGGCTACCACAACCCAACCCAGGCGAAGGGCACCGCAGCTGCGTGGCCGGCACGCAATGAGGATTCGCTTCTCTTTAACTGGGGTGTACGGATACCGATCAAGAAGTTGCGAACGAGGCTACCCGGGCAGCGATCATGGAAACAATTGCCAGGAGCAGCAGCAACATCGTGAATACCCACGTTAAGACTGTCAGCCATACCGGTCCGAATCCTGTTCCCATGGCTTCAGCATGACGCTAAGAAGTGTGTGTCTCGCTCGAAGGCCCTACTTCATCAAAGCGGCCCTCGAGCAGAACCCTAAGATGCATACCCTCATCATAGATACTTTTGATTCCTACGGACGAGACGATTATTGACTTGATTTTCAGGCGAGTGAGAGACGGAGCACGCTCTCCTTACGGTTCAGCTGATGTGCTGGGTTGTGCCCCAACGTTTATGCGGCGGGTACACGAATCGAGCAATCGTCGTCGACACCCAGCCGATGCAGAAACCAGCGAAGAGCAAGACGATGTTCTGCCCAACCGCTGGACCACGAAGCCTAAACACGAGTATGAGTAAGATCCCCTAGACCAAAGCCAGTCCCGCCCTGCAGACCCAATAGTTCTTATAGCGAGACATATGGCACCCTCTTTGTCCGTGTTCCCAGTATGCGCAGCAGCGGCAAGCATAGAGGCAAATTATTGCCTGATCAGTTCCCGAAAGGGGCATTCGGGGTCGACATTTGAAAATGTCCCGAAAACCGTTGCACCACCAGACACGCAGCTCTCTACCCTCCGTCTTTGACAACAAGGCGGCATATCAACTGCTCCGTTTAGCCCGGCAGTTGGTCTGTCGGTTCCACGGGCTCTCTACGGGTCAAGACGCGAAGCTCGCAATCTCTGACCCATCACGTTTCGATGGTCCTGCCGAGCCACCCACCATCGCCATCTTCAGGCATCCTGTTGAGGTGCTCTGTGACACTAGCGGGCAGGTACGCGAGCTTGTGCACGAGGTCTTGATTGAACAAGTTGCAGGTTTACTGAATATTTCCCCAGAAATTGTGGATCCCTTGTTCCGCCGCTTCCGAGGACATTAGCCGGACCCTGGAGCCCTAGAGCGGCAGTGCCAGCTAGGGGCGAAACAGCATTCCCTGCCGGACTTAGCGCTTAGGGCTTACGGCCAACGGCCAACGGCCAACGGCCAACGGCCAACGAGAATGCTGCTGCTCTTTCCATCATCATTGGTTATGTTTTTGAGGTGTTTGATGATGTAGTGTTCGGCAGGGCTGAACGGGACGGTGTCTGGGTGGGTGGTATTTGGGCGGGTGGGGTTCAGGGCTTTATCCATCCGTTTCTTGAGCCATTTTGGATACGCCGGGGCTTGTGGTTCTTGTTGCTGAGAGTGATGATATTTCCCAGAGGGTGAAA from Arthrobacter polaris encodes:
- a CDS encoding sugar-binding transcriptional regulator, whose amino-acid sequence is MATKRTKQQDALRAAQMYYLQDQTMDAIARELRTSRSTVSRLLATARETGLVQIQIKTPSDRAPELERVIRTRYKVEVHVVPVSDMLNEMEVLERVSMQAARTIGPLVDSNAVIGVAWGSTVSTVSRHLTRKITHGTIIVQLNGAGNTQTSGITYASEIIRRFGTAYGAKVEQFPVPAFFDHAETKSMMWQERSVRRILDLQARMTIAIFGVGSMDAEIPSHVYSGGYLDSTDLDALEASGVAGDIATVFFRSDGTDDGIVLNDRSSGPSLESLRRVRRRICVVSGRKKITGLRGALAAGLVTDLILDETTARELVEQSSRPTDPIFGFLNSLDGI
- a CDS encoding alpha/beta fold hydrolase, whose protein sequence is MTARETAYIVDVSGTPVHYWEYLPVPAGQTGEDVATRTIVVVHGFRGDHHGLERVVELLPGYRIIMADLPGFGASPAFSTGKHDIAGYTGFLSAFLETLSLGPDTALLGHSFGSIVVSHFVASNPGRVFPLILVNPIASPALEGHKGIMTKLAMLYYWAAAKLPATLGNALLRSKLIVHIMSVAMAKTRDKDLLTFIHGQHHAYFSSFANRDMLLESFQASASGTVREVASALTLPTLLIAGALDEIATLPHQYKLLDMLPDGELVVIENVGHLIHYETPEPAAAAITDFLERHPAT
- a CDS encoding dihydrofolate reductase family protein; the protein is MRPLRYSINMTLDGCVDHRQILPDQDGHRYWANNLAWADAILLGRVTYQMMEQAWRPPVPEEMPAWMQPFARTIDAAKKYVVSSTLEEVDWNAELIGGELVEAVQQLKDAXGNGLLVGGVRLPAALAQLGLIDEYEFVVQPRVVGHGPVLFAGLSQPXDLTLVSRQELSSGAMAMRYKRKS
- a CDS encoding glycosyltransferase; protein product: MDARFTRMDHHDGISRYGASLMAAVAPYAEVTMLIHDERQLALLPELPWVKINSPLSPMELLVARHVNKLGADLVFCPMQTMGSWGRKYPLVLTLHDLIYYEXPAPPGFLPAPVRVLWRLYHKAYWPQRVLLNRANVVATISETTLALMRKHNLTKRPIRIIGNAPQQDRTPRDPTVAPQKSLVYMGSFMPYXNVETLIRGMAGLPDFTLNLLSRITEERRAELTALVPVGAKVVFHNGVTDTEYDDLLLRATALVTLSKAEGYGLPLVESMALGTPVVVADTEIFREVGGSAASYVPADSPSDFAAAVRALADRTGWAACSRASVAQAGTFSWDTSARELVNIAQELRA
- a CDS encoding metallopeptidase family protein encodes the protein MSRKPLHHQTRSSLPSVFDNKAAYQLLRLARQLVCRFHGLSTGQDAKLAISDPSRFDGPAEPPTIAIFRHPVEVLCDTSGQVRELVHEVLIEQVAGLLNISPEIVDPLFRRFRGH
- a CDS encoding aldo/keto reductase translates to MNNGVTIDQLGYGVYKVPAEDCADLVSTALDAGYRTVDTAALYGNEEVGTAMARSIAAGTPREELFVTSKVWNTEQGYDSTLTAFNASMDRLGLDYLDMYLIHWPCPARELFIPTYKALQTLYREGRVRAIGVSNFQEPHLHQLLEACDVVPAVNQIELHPWLSQRHLRTVHAELGIATQAWSPLARGAIXTDPVLSDIAAAYGRSVAQIVLRWHVQSGHLVIPKASSAARMRENLDVFDFALAPVEMARIDGLDKGQRAGSHPNEVN